From the genome of Eucalyptus grandis isolate ANBG69807.140 chromosome 2, ASM1654582v1, whole genome shotgun sequence, one region includes:
- the LOC120290776 gene encoding CLAVATA3/ESR (CLE)-related protein 9-like, protein MKRPSSSSSSLTPCNSATSTKFLILTLLLCLHPVMSTSAVTSAMISRSSSSFGKSWRSHDSHHHHHHHLLHHSCDPSSGENPPHYTSSLCFHLEQIRRRRQPPPPPPPDEIDPRYGVNKRLVPSGPNPLHN, encoded by the coding sequence ATGAAGAgaccttcatcttcatcttcttcgttaACCCCCTGCAACTCTGCAACTTCAACCAAGTTCTTGATCTTGACCCTGCTTCTCTGCCTCCACCCCGTAATGTCCACGTCGGCGGTGACTTCGGCGATGATCTCCCGCTCTTCCAGTTCATTTGGAAAATCTTGGAGGAGCCACGacagccaccaccaccaccaccaccacctcctccatcaTTCTTGCGATCCCTCGTCCGGCGAAAATCCGCCGCATTACACTTCTTCTCTGTGCTTCCATCTCGAACaaatccgccgccgccgccagcccccgccgccgccccctccgGACGAGATCGACCCCAGATATGGCGTCAACAAGAGGCTCGTCCCCTCCGGGCCTAACCCCCTTCACAACTGA